Proteins encoded by one window of Chondromyces crocatus:
- the nuoL gene encoding NADH-quinone oxidoreductase subunit L, whose product MEALRTLFPESDFTLLAAILLLPALGALVNGLFGKRLGKEGVRLMALSALGGSFLASVLTYLLLPAEGKLSWNAWRWITVQGWHGQSIPIDVKFSVDALSGTMMLVITGVGFLIHLYSSEYMKEDPGYHRFFAYLNLFCFAMLVLVMGDNLAMLFVGWEGVGLCSYLLIGFWYGEDKNASAGRKAFVVNRIGDFGLLVAMALIVYYLGTVSFDGIQASANGLLQNLQVWPIGNLSVRTLPSWLHFLIPDQPITILAATAVGLTVFLGCAGKSAQIPLYIWLPDAMAGPTPVSALIHAATMVTAGVYLVARMSAVFVLSPAAMAVVAVTGAATALLAASIGLFQNDLKKVLAYSTVSQLGYMFMGVGVGAFAAGFFHVFTHAFFKACLFLGAGSVIHAIHVRIHDTDRSQDMKNMGGLKAYMPITRWTFLVSCLSIAGFPFLAGFWSKDEILWKAFSVDVLVASAPGIAPWTWPSWLGRAIYWAGVIGAMLTSFYMFRAYFRTFHGEFRGWKIDPLWKDPGHGHDDHGHDDHGHGHEEEHGEITGPVPHESPVAMTIPLIVLGLFAVGAGFFVAEPIHVAPLAHKLEPVFALSSRAIGVRAGAEGLMWPMMLPGVAAFLIGTMGAMVVYLNRRGEPERRFAASFPRLHALIYDKWRIDELYDATVVGMVDALADIFTIADKWIIDGILAKFTAALVGFLGTILRAFQTGRVQVYSAAMVLGLAGVGWFMVRPHATATVNEEALRRSGEVKLSAAPGFGYSYRWDVPETPEGAFAATPEQLVTLKPGETKEVTLRVRNAWGSESSKTFTLSRPTGGNRGPVDPAALPIPKVPTLPTGTIPAEQIPNLIQPKGLQ is encoded by the coding sequence GTGGAAGCCCTGAGGACTCTGTTCCCCGAATCGGACTTCACCCTGCTCGCCGCCATTCTGTTGCTGCCCGCTCTGGGCGCGCTCGTGAATGGACTCTTCGGCAAGCGACTGGGGAAGGAGGGCGTCCGTTTGATGGCGCTCTCCGCGCTCGGCGGGTCATTCCTGGCGAGCGTGCTGACGTACCTGCTTCTCCCTGCAGAGGGAAAGCTCTCCTGGAACGCGTGGCGATGGATCACGGTTCAGGGGTGGCACGGTCAGTCGATCCCCATCGACGTCAAGTTCTCGGTCGACGCGCTGAGCGGCACGATGATGCTGGTCATCACCGGGGTCGGCTTCCTCATTCATCTGTACTCGAGCGAGTACATGAAGGAGGACCCCGGCTATCACCGCTTCTTCGCGTACCTGAACCTGTTCTGTTTCGCGATGCTCGTGCTCGTCATGGGCGACAACCTGGCCATGCTCTTCGTGGGCTGGGAGGGGGTCGGCCTGTGCAGCTACTTGCTGATCGGGTTCTGGTACGGCGAGGACAAGAACGCGTCTGCGGGTAGAAAGGCCTTCGTCGTCAACCGCATCGGTGACTTCGGCCTGCTCGTGGCGATGGCGCTCATCGTCTATTACCTGGGCACCGTCAGCTTCGACGGCATCCAGGCCAGTGCGAACGGGCTGCTCCAGAACCTGCAGGTCTGGCCGATCGGCAACCTCTCCGTGAGGACGCTGCCGAGCTGGCTGCACTTCCTCATCCCCGATCAACCGATCACGATCCTGGCTGCCACGGCGGTCGGCTTGACGGTCTTCCTCGGGTGCGCGGGCAAGAGCGCTCAGATTCCTCTCTACATCTGGCTGCCGGACGCGATGGCCGGCCCGACCCCGGTCTCCGCGCTCATCCACGCGGCCACGATGGTCACCGCCGGAGTGTACCTCGTCGCTCGGATGTCGGCGGTGTTCGTGCTGTCCCCGGCAGCGATGGCCGTGGTGGCCGTCACCGGCGCAGCCACCGCCTTGCTGGCGGCCTCCATCGGGCTCTTCCAGAACGACCTGAAGAAGGTGCTCGCCTACTCCACGGTGAGCCAGCTCGGGTACATGTTCATGGGCGTCGGCGTCGGCGCGTTCGCCGCCGGCTTCTTCCACGTCTTCACCCACGCCTTCTTCAAGGCCTGCCTCTTCCTCGGGGCTGGCTCGGTCATCCATGCGATCCACGTCCGTATCCACGACACGGATCGGTCGCAGGACATGAAGAACATGGGCGGGTTGAAGGCTTACATGCCGATCACCCGATGGACCTTCCTGGTCTCCTGCTTGTCGATCGCCGGGTTCCCGTTCCTGGCGGGGTTCTGGTCGAAGGACGAGATCCTCTGGAAGGCCTTCTCGGTCGACGTGCTCGTCGCCAGCGCGCCGGGGATCGCGCCCTGGACCTGGCCTTCCTGGCTGGGCCGCGCGATCTACTGGGCTGGCGTGATCGGCGCGATGCTCACGTCGTTCTACATGTTCCGAGCCTACTTCCGGACCTTCCACGGCGAGTTCCGCGGCTGGAAGATCGATCCCCTCTGGAAGGACCCTGGGCACGGCCACGACGACCATGGTCATGACGACCACGGCCACGGTCACGAGGAGGAGCACGGTGAGATCACCGGGCCCGTCCCCCACGAGTCTCCTGTCGCGATGACGATCCCGCTCATCGTGCTGGGCCTCTTCGCCGTGGGCGCTGGCTTCTTCGTGGCCGAGCCGATCCACGTCGCTCCCCTTGCGCACAAACTCGAGCCCGTGTTCGCGCTGAGTTCCCGAGCCATCGGGGTGCGTGCCGGGGCCGAGGGCTTGATGTGGCCGATGATGCTGCCCGGCGTCGCCGCGTTCCTCATCGGCACCATGGGAGCCATGGTCGTCTACCTGAACCGCCGCGGCGAACCCGAGCGTCGCTTCGCGGCGTCGTTCCCCCGGCTGCACGCCCTCATCTACGACAAGTGGCGCATCGACGAGCTGTACGACGCCACCGTGGTGGGGATGGTGGACGCCCTCGCGGACATCTTCACCATCGCCGACAAGTGGATCATCGACGGCATCCTCGCCAAGTTCACGGCCGCGCTCGTGGGCTTCCTCGGCACGATCCTGCGCGCCTTCCAGACGGGTCGGGTGCAGGTCTACTCGGCCGCGATGGTGCTCGGCCTGGCAGGGGTGGGCTGGTTCATGGTCCGACCGCACGCCACCGCGACCGTGAATGAAGAAGCGCTCCGTCGCAGCGGTGAGGTCAAGCTCTCGGCAGCGCCCGGCTTCGGCTACTCCTACCGCTGGGACGTGCCCGAGACGCCCGAAGGGGCCTTCGCCGCCACGCCAGAGCAGCTCGTGACGCTCAAGCCGGGTGAGACGAAGGAGGTCACGCTGCGTGTTCGCAACGCCTGGGGCAGCGAGTCCAGCAAGACCTTCACGTTGAGCCGACCGACAGGTGGAAACCGTGGCCCGGTCGATCCCGCTGCGCTGCCGATCCCCAAGGTCCCCACGTTGCCCACCGGCACGATACCGGCGGAGCAGATCCCCAATCTGATCCAGCCGAAAGGCCTGCAATGA
- a CDS encoding zinc ribbon domain-containing protein has protein sequence MFCPNCGTQNSETASTCMKCGFNLKGAAAPKFKGTMLMNQQPPAGPPRPPGAPMAGPPVHSPAAPLPGAPAPLNQGLAGTVVGVPPAGLGMSAGPPPAPPPPDAGGYGAPPGGYGAPPGGYGAPPGGYGAPPGPPAGPPPGPGAGPAFAGAAAGPPGAPPDYGQGAGGMNPLGGTLAIDQMSPFGSGSAPPGGGSAGSFPPPGGQPPGGYGAPPGAGGYGAPPGGDPGGGFGGPPPGAPGGYGAPPGGAPGGYGAPPGGYGAPPGGAPGGYGAPPGGYGGPGASAPPGAFGGPGVDQGGMGHQPGYGAPPGGAYGVPGAPAPLAAPGQFGAAPMGGPPGAMQPGGFRGETRNPVMVLVIGMVCCLYGLYQMWTMLNELQQYTRDEEFKPWYMFVPLLNYYFLWVKVPEQVTRAKQMAGSRNPQAAGIVLYIFLPMYVLAKDLNEVWDPNAV, from the coding sequence GTGTTTTGTCCTAACTGTGGAACGCAGAATTCAGAAACGGCGTCCACGTGCATGAAGTGCGGCTTCAACCTCAAGGGAGCTGCCGCCCCGAAGTTCAAGGGGACCATGCTGATGAATCAGCAGCCTCCGGCCGGTCCTCCCCGCCCGCCGGGCGCACCCATGGCAGGGCCCCCTGTCCACTCACCTGCCGCGCCGTTGCCCGGGGCTCCTGCCCCGCTGAACCAGGGACTGGCAGGCACGGTCGTCGGCGTGCCCCCTGCGGGCCTCGGCATGTCTGCCGGCCCTCCTCCCGCTCCTCCTCCTCCTGATGCTGGCGGCTACGGCGCTCCGCCTGGTGGCTACGGCGCTCCTCCTGGTGGCTACGGCGCTCCGCCTGGTGGCTACGGCGCTCCTCCTGGTCCTCCCGCGGGTCCCCCCCCCGGCCCGGGAGCGGGGCCAGCATTTGCCGGCGCGGCAGCTGGACCGCCCGGTGCTCCGCCCGACTATGGTCAGGGTGCCGGCGGAATGAATCCGCTGGGAGGAACCCTGGCCATCGACCAGATGTCGCCCTTCGGCTCGGGGAGTGCTCCCCCGGGAGGAGGCTCAGCAGGTTCGTTCCCCCCTCCCGGCGGCCAGCCTCCCGGAGGCTACGGCGCCCCTCCGGGCGCAGGTGGCTATGGGGCTCCTCCCGGCGGTGACCCGGGGGGTGGATTTGGTGGGCCGCCGCCAGGGGCGCCCGGGGGCTATGGCGCTCCGCCCGGAGGTGCTCCGGGTGGCTACGGCGCTCCGCCTGGGGGCTACGGTGCTCCGCCCGGAGGTGCTCCGGGTGGCTACGGCGCTCCGCCCGGGGGCTACGGTGGACCGGGAGCCTCTGCTCCCCCAGGCGCTTTCGGTGGACCGGGTGTGGATCAGGGTGGCATGGGCCACCAGCCTGGGTACGGCGCGCCCCCCGGAGGAGCCTATGGAGTTCCGGGGGCCCCAGCGCCCCTCGCCGCGCCAGGGCAGTTCGGGGCGGCTCCCATGGGCGGCCCTCCGGGCGCCATGCAGCCGGGCGGCTTCCGGGGCGAGACGCGCAATCCCGTCATGGTGCTCGTCATCGGCATGGTGTGCTGCCTGTACGGCCTCTACCAGATGTGGACGATGCTGAACGAGCTTCAGCAGTACACGCGGGATGAAGAGTTCAAGCCCTGGTACATGTTCGTCCCGCTGCTGAACTACTACTTCCTGTGGGTGAAGGTCCCCGAGCAGGTGACCCGCGCCAAGCAGATGGCGGGCTCCCGCAATCCGCAGGCAGCAGGCATCGTCCTCTACATCTTCCTGCCGATGTACGTGCTGGCGAAAGACCTCAACGAGGTCTGGGATCCCAACGCCGTGTGA
- the nuoF gene encoding NADH-quinone oxidoreductase subunit NuoF, with product MLRQTKYLSKHYDVPDGHRLSVYERDGGYQQAKRALQMSRDDLVTEMKAANIRGRGGAGFAMGVKWSFMPWPPKPERPHYLVINADEGEPGTFKDRTLMEKAPHSVIEGCIIGCFGIGAHAAYIYVRDELHLSKERLWGAIEEARAKGYLGKKPFGLDYPVEVYVHTGAGAYICGEETSLLNSLEGKRGEPRLKPPFPAQYGAFGMPTTVNNLETIAAVPLALEMGGDAFSKLSSLHDLKDGGCRLYGVSGHVKNPGVFEACVGLTLRELVYDLGGGVKHGELLGVIPGGSSCPIIRADDMVDAPDPKSPLHPWHGKSALDVPMGVDTYRALGTMLGTCCAIVLSDKTDPVLAFHNLMRFYRHESCGQCTPCREGSAWLFRILDRMVAGQATIEELDRLHEIADNIMGNTICAFGEGTAMPAMGFLRKFRKEMEQYIRTKGKSSTGVLAP from the coding sequence ATGCTGCGCCAGACGAAGTATCTCTCCAAGCACTACGACGTTCCGGATGGTCATCGGCTCTCCGTGTACGAGCGTGACGGCGGGTACCAGCAGGCGAAGCGCGCCCTGCAGATGAGCCGCGACGATCTCGTCACCGAGATGAAGGCCGCGAACATCCGCGGACGTGGCGGTGCCGGGTTCGCGATGGGCGTGAAGTGGAGCTTCATGCCCTGGCCTCCCAAGCCAGAGCGCCCGCACTACCTCGTCATCAATGCGGACGAAGGCGAGCCGGGCACGTTCAAGGATCGCACCTTGATGGAGAAGGCGCCCCACAGCGTGATCGAGGGGTGCATCATCGGCTGCTTCGGGATCGGTGCACACGCCGCGTACATCTACGTGCGCGACGAGCTTCACCTCTCGAAGGAGCGTCTCTGGGGCGCCATCGAGGAGGCGCGGGCCAAGGGATATCTGGGGAAGAAGCCGTTCGGTCTCGACTACCCGGTCGAGGTCTACGTGCACACCGGCGCTGGCGCCTACATCTGCGGTGAGGAGACCTCGCTGCTCAACTCCCTGGAAGGGAAGCGCGGCGAGCCTCGGCTGAAGCCGCCGTTCCCTGCACAGTATGGCGCCTTCGGCATGCCCACGACGGTCAACAACCTGGAGACCATCGCGGCGGTGCCGCTCGCCCTGGAGATGGGCGGTGATGCTTTCTCGAAGCTGTCTTCGCTGCACGATCTCAAGGATGGGGGCTGCCGCCTCTATGGCGTGAGCGGTCACGTCAAGAACCCTGGGGTCTTCGAGGCGTGCGTCGGCCTGACGCTGCGCGAGCTCGTCTACGATCTCGGCGGAGGCGTGAAACACGGCGAGCTGCTCGGCGTGATTCCGGGCGGTTCTTCCTGCCCCATCATCCGCGCCGACGACATGGTCGACGCGCCCGATCCCAAATCGCCGCTCCACCCGTGGCACGGCAAGAGCGCGCTCGACGTCCCGATGGGCGTCGATACGTACCGCGCGCTCGGGACCATGCTCGGCACCTGCTGCGCGATCGTGCTCAGCGACAAGACCGATCCGGTCCTCGCATTCCACAACCTCATGCGCTTCTACCGACACGAGTCGTGTGGTCAGTGCACCCCGTGTCGCGAGGGGAGCGCGTGGCTGTTCAGGATCCTCGATCGGATGGTCGCCGGACAGGCGACCATCGAGGAGCTGGACCGGCTCCACGAGATCGCCGACAACATCATGGGCAACACCATCTGCGCCTTCGGCGAAGGGACGGCGATGCCTGCGATGGGCTTCTTGCGGAAGTTCCGCAAGGAGATGGAGCAGTACATCCGGACGAAGGGTAAGTCGTCCACTGGGGTGCTAGCGCCGTGA
- a CDS encoding DUF2752 domain-containing protein — translation MRRAAQVACGLAVLGGAVALRIPLCPFAIVTRHPCPGCGLTRASLELAQGHVGAAMHLHPLSLVLVPVVALVLGYNLLAYVKDGRVAAAESLQGRGATAIAVVLGALGIIVWVARFFGAFGGPVPV, via the coding sequence TTGAGGCGTGCCGCACAGGTCGCCTGTGGACTCGCCGTGCTCGGAGGAGCGGTCGCCCTCCGGATCCCGCTCTGCCCCTTCGCCATCGTCACCCGACATCCCTGCCCGGGTTGTGGACTGACCCGCGCCTCGCTCGAGCTTGCACAAGGTCACGTGGGCGCGGCGATGCACTTGCATCCTCTCTCCCTCGTGCTGGTCCCCGTCGTCGCCCTCGTCCTCGGCTACAACCTCCTGGCCTACGTCAAAGATGGCCGGGTCGCGGCTGCAGAATCACTGCAAGGGCGTGGCGCTACGGCCATCGCCGTCGTGCTCGGTGCCCTCGGCATCATCGTGTGGGTGGCTCGGTTCTTCGGCGCCTTCGGAGGCCCCGTCCCCGTGTGA
- a CDS encoding complex I subunit 4 family protein, translating to MSPFDLVIKYWLALVAGIVAGVLPRGDFPARRRLALGLITALTVVSVQWLWPVEAAAGQDTEEWPHLLNLLIGLPIVGGVALLFIPRQMLSLIRGFTLAVLGVGFVASLALLTVPMTAGWHFQYIKDWIPSVGIRWHVAVDGISLWLILMTTFMAPIAAYASFGSIKTQIKELAICLLLLQGAMLGAFVALDLFLFFVFWELMLVPMYVMIGIWGGAEKIKAALKLFIYTMAGSMLLLAGILYVVWAHQKLTGTWSFDYLALSRVALPWTAQVVCFFAFSIAFFIKVPMWPVHTWLPDAHVQAPTGGSVILAAVMLKLGTYAYLRFSMGLFPGPAWKYAANMAAVAILGGILYGALVAWKQTDAKRLVAYSSVAHLGFVMLGLFGATATGIQGAVLQMVNHGISTGALFLLVGVIYDRRHTRLIAEFGGIAKVMPIYAALFVVVTFSSIGVPGTNGFVGEFMVIIGTATSKALDRFAGIQTIGAAAGVILAAVYMLSMVQRVFFGPLTHPKNKALKDISPRESVALAPLVLMIFVIGLFPSIFLDRMKDSVAMASTQFKELSEQSIVYARDTAQLHPVEAFPPAFLKGAPGFDGASDEKEPEHPDDHDHGAHGAVPAKRDGALAERGGNR from the coding sequence ATGAGTCCGTTCGACCTGGTCATCAAGTACTGGCTGGCGCTCGTGGCCGGTATCGTTGCGGGAGTTCTCCCCCGCGGCGATTTCCCGGCACGCAGGCGCCTCGCGCTGGGACTCATCACGGCGTTGACCGTGGTGAGCGTCCAGTGGCTGTGGCCCGTCGAGGCAGCGGCTGGGCAGGACACCGAAGAGTGGCCGCACCTGCTCAACCTGCTCATCGGGCTCCCCATCGTGGGCGGGGTGGCGCTCCTGTTCATCCCCCGCCAGATGCTGTCGCTCATCCGCGGCTTCACCTTGGCCGTCCTCGGCGTGGGCTTCGTCGCCTCGCTGGCGCTCCTCACCGTGCCCATGACCGCGGGTTGGCACTTCCAGTACATCAAGGACTGGATCCCCTCCGTCGGCATCCGCTGGCACGTCGCGGTGGACGGGATCAGCCTCTGGTTGATCCTGATGACGACGTTCATGGCGCCCATCGCGGCCTATGCGTCGTTCGGATCGATCAAGACGCAGATCAAGGAGCTCGCCATCTGCCTCCTGCTCTTGCAAGGAGCGATGCTGGGCGCCTTCGTCGCGCTGGATCTCTTCCTGTTCTTCGTCTTCTGGGAGCTGATGCTCGTACCGATGTACGTGATGATCGGCATCTGGGGCGGCGCCGAGAAGATCAAGGCCGCGTTGAAGCTCTTCATCTACACGATGGCGGGCTCCATGCTGCTGCTCGCCGGGATCCTGTACGTGGTCTGGGCGCACCAGAAGCTGACGGGAACCTGGTCCTTCGACTACCTCGCCCTCTCTCGGGTGGCGCTCCCCTGGACCGCTCAGGTGGTCTGCTTCTTCGCCTTCTCGATCGCGTTCTTCATCAAGGTTCCCATGTGGCCGGTCCACACCTGGCTGCCTGACGCACACGTCCAGGCGCCCACGGGGGGCTCCGTCATCCTGGCGGCCGTGATGCTGAAGCTCGGGACCTACGCCTACCTGCGCTTCTCGATGGGCCTCTTCCCTGGACCTGCCTGGAAGTACGCCGCGAACATGGCCGCCGTGGCGATCCTGGGCGGCATCCTCTACGGAGCGCTGGTCGCCTGGAAGCAGACGGACGCGAAGCGCCTCGTCGCGTACTCCTCCGTGGCCCACCTCGGCTTCGTGATGCTGGGTCTGTTCGGTGCGACGGCGACCGGCATCCAGGGCGCGGTGCTGCAGATGGTCAACCACGGCATCTCCACCGGCGCGCTCTTCCTCCTCGTCGGCGTCATCTACGACCGCCGCCACACCCGGCTCATCGCCGAGTTCGGTGGGATCGCCAAGGTGATGCCCATCTACGCGGCGCTGTTCGTGGTGGTCACCTTCTCGTCGATCGGCGTCCCCGGGACCAACGGCTTCGTCGGGGAGTTCATGGTCATCATCGGGACGGCCACCTCGAAGGCGCTCGACAGGTTCGCCGGCATCCAGACCATCGGCGCAGCGGCAGGCGTCATCCTCGCTGCCGTGTACATGCTCAGCATGGTCCAGCGGGTGTTCTTCGGACCGCTCACCCACCCGAAGAACAAGGCCTTGAAGGACATCTCTCCCCGAGAGTCCGTCGCGCTCGCTCCGCTCGTGCTGATGATCTTCGTGATTGGCCTCTTCCCGTCGATCTTCCTCGACCGGATGAAGGACTCGGTCGCGATGGCCAGCACCCAGTTCAAGGAACTCTCGGAGCAGTCGATCGTGTACGCGCGTGACACCGCGCAACTCCATCCGGTGGAGGCCTTCCCTCCGGCCTTCCTGAAGGGGGCTCCCGGGTTCGACGGAGCATCTGACGAAAAAGAACCGGAGCACCCGGACGACCATGATCATGGCGCGCATGGTGCGGTTCCTGCGAAACGGGACGGCGCGCTCGCCGAGCGCGGAGGCAACCGATGA
- a CDS encoding hemerythrin domain-containing protein: MDALDLLEQQHLDIGGLIDRIAAEASPGRRTMLLTQLFRLVEAHVRIEETYLYPVCGDRMKGDRSQLHEAYEKHALMRFAADNLLRTRATDVRFEARLKLLKGLFEQHAIDEESWMFQKVKRDLTDEQLDVLGGHLERAYDLLLHLDTPAPVRAPMSRLRRTTRKGVAPERNRAAAERAAVSNRLARIRV, encoded by the coding sequence ATGGACGCACTTGATCTTCTGGAGCAGCAGCACCTCGACATCGGCGGGCTCATCGATCGCATCGCCGCGGAGGCCAGCCCGGGACGGCGGACCATGCTGCTCACTCAGCTCTTTCGCCTGGTAGAGGCCCACGTCCGGATCGAGGAGACCTACCTCTATCCGGTCTGTGGCGACCGCATGAAGGGCGACCGCAGCCAGCTCCACGAGGCTTACGAGAAGCACGCGCTCATGCGTTTTGCTGCCGACAATTTGCTTCGTACGCGCGCAACGGACGTCCGCTTCGAGGCACGCTTGAAGCTGCTCAAGGGGCTCTTCGAGCAGCACGCGATCGACGAGGAGAGCTGGATGTTTCAGAAGGTGAAGCGCGATCTCACCGACGAGCAGCTCGATGTGCTCGGGGGGCACCTGGAGCGCGCGTATGATCTTCTCCTGCATCTCGACACGCCCGCGCCGGTGCGCGCACCCATGTCCCGACTTCGCCGTACGACGCGGAAGGGGGTCGCGCCGGAGCGCAACCGGGCTGCAGCCGAGCGCGCTGCGGTGTCGAACCGGCTGGCTCGTATCCGCGTGTGA
- the nuoK gene encoding NADH-quinone oxidoreductase subunit NuoK: protein MSSVPIEYYLVVAAVLFVTGATGFLLRRNLLILLMSIELMLNAVNLTLVAYNRIHPLNHSGQIFTFFVIAVAAAEAAVGLAIILAFYRVRRTMRSDEADLLRS, encoded by the coding sequence ATGAGCAGCGTCCCGATCGAATACTATCTGGTGGTCGCCGCGGTGCTGTTCGTCACGGGAGCGACCGGGTTCCTCCTGCGCAGGAACCTGCTCATTCTGTTGATGAGCATCGAGCTGATGCTCAACGCGGTGAACCTCACCCTGGTCGCGTACAACCGGATTCACCCGCTGAATCACAGCGGTCAGATCTTCACCTTCTTCGTCATCGCCGTTGCTGCCGCCGAGGCGGCGGTGGGGCTCGCCATCATCCTGGCCTTCTACAGGGTCCGACGGACGATGCGCTCTGACGAAGCCGATCTGTTGAGGAGCTAG
- the nuoE gene encoding NADH-quinone oxidoreductase subunit NuoE: MTSFALSPERELEFEKILARYPNRQAACIPVLHLCQEQNGWVSEDVIKWVAERLDLSAAHVQGVVTFYTLFNQQPVGKHQVWVCQTLSCALAGADRILHHCEKRLGIHAGETTKDGKVTLRTAECLASCGTAPMIQVDKDYHENLTTEQVDAILDRLTR, translated from the coding sequence ATGACCTCTTTCGCCCTGAGCCCCGAGCGAGAGCTCGAGTTCGAAAAGATCCTCGCGCGCTACCCGAACCGCCAGGCCGCTTGCATCCCTGTGTTGCATCTGTGCCAGGAGCAGAACGGGTGGGTCTCCGAGGACGTAATCAAGTGGGTGGCAGAGCGGCTCGACCTCTCTGCTGCCCATGTCCAGGGCGTGGTGACCTTCTACACGCTCTTCAACCAGCAGCCGGTGGGCAAGCACCAGGTCTGGGTCTGCCAGACGTTGAGCTGCGCGCTCGCGGGGGCCGATCGGATCCTCCACCACTGCGAGAAACGCCTCGGCATCCACGCGGGTGAGACCACGAAAGACGGCAAGGTCACGCTCCGCACTGCGGAGTGCCTCGCCTCGTGCGGCACCGCCCCGATGATCCAGGTCGACAAGGACTACCACGAGAATCTCACGACCGAGCAGGTCGACGCGATTCTCGACCGCCTCACGAGGTGA
- a CDS encoding NADH-quinone oxidoreductase subunit J family protein gives MKVFELAFFGLASLMVLLGGVSTVAARNPIRAAMGLLSTIVGIAGLYLMLAAEFLAAIQILVYAGAVVVLFLFVIMLLGPSATSGRDTRSAVPRYLGAGVLLAISLGSLALVLSASAGPSALPEAPKSLGTVEGLGRELFTQAVVPFELAGVLLLIAVIGAVAVARGKQADSTGVAPSPEKDEDKASTPAVLSTQKPKDVHS, from the coding sequence GTGAAAGTATTCGAACTTGCCTTCTTCGGCCTCGCCTCGCTGATGGTGTTGCTCGGCGGCGTCTCCACGGTCGCCGCGCGCAACCCGATCCGTGCTGCGATGGGGCTGCTGTCGACCATCGTGGGCATCGCGGGGCTGTACCTGATGCTCGCGGCGGAGTTCCTCGCGGCGATCCAGATCCTGGTCTACGCCGGCGCGGTCGTCGTCCTCTTCCTGTTCGTGATCATGCTCCTCGGCCCGTCCGCCACCTCGGGTCGGGACACGCGCAGCGCGGTCCCCCGCTACCTCGGAGCTGGCGTGCTCCTGGCGATCAGCCTCGGATCGCTGGCCCTCGTGCTGTCGGCGAGCGCTGGTCCCTCCGCCCTCCCCGAGGCGCCCAAGTCGCTGGGTACGGTCGAAGGGCTCGGGCGTGAGCTGTTCACCCAGGCGGTCGTCCCCTTCGAACTCGCGGGCGTCTTGCTCCTCATCGCCGTCATCGGCGCCGTCGCCGTGGCGCGAGGTAAGCAGGCGGATTCCACTGGCGTCGCCCCCTCGCCGGAGAAGGACGAGGACAAGGCGTCCACGCCGGCCGTGCTCTCCACCCAGAAGCCCAAGGACGTCCACTCATGA
- a CDS encoding serine/threonine-protein kinase, with product MGAVYAARDVETDAPVALKVLHREHAGDRGIRNRFAREVRFARRIDHPNVCPALADGHLDDGRPFYLMPLYQGVTLGEEVRRHGPMSLERMFAVADQILAGLAAMHAANVVHRDLQPDNVLLVQAEGGLSIKLIDLGFAHEPGVDTGDGHMPDSPGDLVGTLRFMSPEQALRSRAITERSDLFAVGLLLWFALTGDLPFRGSTDVDMLVSIVRSSPIPLRRRRPDASRELEAILARALAKHPDARFESATEMRSALADVAERARATHSRSACRLQRPHARRTLRTP from the coding sequence ATGGGGGCCGTCTATGCCGCCCGTGACGTCGAGACGGACGCGCCGGTCGCCCTGAAGGTCCTTCACCGCGAGCATGCCGGGGATCGGGGGATCCGGAACCGCTTTGCTCGTGAAGTGCGCTTCGCTCGTCGCATCGACCATCCGAACGTCTGTCCGGCGCTTGCGGATGGACATCTGGACGACGGCAGGCCGTTCTACCTCATGCCCCTCTACCAAGGGGTCACCCTCGGGGAGGAAGTTCGCCGTCATGGGCCGATGTCCCTCGAGCGAATGTTCGCCGTGGCGGATCAGATCCTTGCAGGCCTCGCGGCGATGCACGCCGCGAACGTCGTTCATCGCGATCTTCAGCCCGATAATGTCCTGCTCGTGCAGGCAGAGGGAGGCCTGTCGATCAAGCTGATCGACCTGGGCTTTGCTCATGAACCCGGCGTCGACACGGGCGACGGGCATATGCCCGACAGCCCTGGTGATCTCGTGGGCACGTTGCGGTTCATGTCGCCTGAGCAAGCGCTGCGCAGCCGAGCGATCACCGAGCGCAGCGATCTCTTCGCTGTCGGTCTGCTCCTCTGGTTCGCCCTCACGGGGGATCTCCCGTTTCGCGGTTCGACGGATGTCGACATGCTCGTGTCGATCGTCCGCTCGTCGCCCATTCCTTTGCGGCGGCGACGTCCGGATGCGTCGCGCGAACTCGAAGCCATCCTCGCTCGTGCCCTCGCCAAGCATCCAGACGCTCGCTTCGAAAGCGCGACGGAGATGCGCTCCGCCCTGGCAGATGTCGCTGAGCGCGCACGCGCCACTCACTCGCGATCGGCCTGCCGCTTGCAACGACCTCACGCTCGCCGGACGCTGCGTACTCCCTAG